The Halomonas sp. KG2 genome contains a region encoding:
- the fliJ gene encoding flagellar export protein FliJ, whose product MSHSQLDMLTGLARDARDKAGKLLAEERQTQQQTEAQLQSLNRYRVEYAERLQTAMRDGIDPATMYNYQQFLASLDAALSRARQALVAQQKRVQQSQQHWQQEQRKLSSYDTLTSRRLSEEHRRQERHEQKSSDDFVTNRLARQTNDKAH is encoded by the coding sequence ATGAGTCATTCACAGCTCGACATGCTGACAGGCTTAGCCCGTGATGCACGGGATAAAGCCGGGAAATTATTGGCAGAAGAACGACAAACGCAGCAACAAACAGAAGCGCAGCTTCAATCGCTTAACCGCTATCGCGTGGAGTATGCCGAGCGTTTACAGACGGCGATGCGCGACGGCATCGACCCTGCCACCATGTACAACTATCAGCAATTCCTGGCGTCGCTGGATGCCGCCCTCAGCCGGGCACGGCAAGCGCTTGTAGCCCAGCAAAAACGTGTACAGCAAAGCCAACAGCATTGGCAGCAGGAACAGCGCAAGCTCTCCTCCTACGATACGCTGACATCACGACGCTTATCCGAAGAGCATCGCCGCCAAGAACGTCATGAGCAAAAATCGAGCGATGACTTTGTGACTAACCGTTTAGCCCGCCAGACGAATGATAAGGCGCATTAG
- the fliI gene encoding flagellar protein export ATPase FliI, with protein sequence MSEATCPHLYRWRKALHRTTQRVSQLPHYRTSGRVIRATGMVIEVVGLRVAVGSACRIELPGADGRLNDSDKHAEAEVVGFSGDKLFLMPLEEVSGLMPGARVSPLSDGSGHSARRFPIGDDLLGRVLDGNGNPLDDRESFEDTPRATLNATPLNPLSRAPIDAQIDVGIRAINALLSVGRGQRMGLFAGSGVGKSVLLGMMARYTQADVIVVGLIGERGREVQDFIDNILGPEGRRRAVVVAAPADTSPLQRLQGAAYATRLAEGFRDAGRNVLLIMDSLTRYAMAQREIALAIGEPPATKGYPPSVFAKLPGLVERAGNAERGGGSITAFYTVLTEGDDQQDPIADSARAILDGHIVLSRTLAEAGHYPAIDIEASISRAMTAISSPEQLQEARTFKQLFSRYQRNRDLISVGAYSPGHDPRLDEAVNRFPSLERFLQQNIDECATLEASRQALHAVVGG encoded by the coding sequence ATGAGCGAGGCAACTTGCCCTCACCTCTACCGCTGGCGCAAAGCACTGCACCGTACAACGCAGCGCGTCAGCCAGCTGCCTCACTACCGCACCAGTGGCCGTGTGATACGGGCCACGGGCATGGTCATTGAGGTCGTGGGGTTACGTGTGGCGGTGGGGAGTGCTTGCCGCATTGAATTACCTGGTGCAGATGGGCGGTTGAACGATAGCGACAAACATGCAGAAGCAGAAGTCGTTGGTTTTTCTGGTGACAAGCTATTTCTTATGCCGCTAGAAGAAGTTTCTGGCCTTATGCCAGGCGCCAGAGTCTCTCCGCTTAGTGATGGCAGTGGCCACAGCGCCCGACGTTTTCCGATTGGCGATGACCTGCTGGGGCGAGTGCTCGATGGCAATGGCAACCCGCTAGATGACCGTGAAAGCTTTGAGGATACGCCTCGCGCAACCCTTAATGCGACGCCGCTTAACCCGCTTTCCCGAGCGCCTATTGATGCCCAGATTGACGTTGGCATCCGCGCCATCAACGCATTACTGAGCGTTGGCCGTGGGCAGCGTATGGGGCTTTTTGCTGGCTCAGGGGTAGGTAAATCCGTGCTGCTAGGCATGATGGCGCGCTATACCCAGGCGGATGTCATCGTAGTGGGACTTATCGGCGAGCGGGGCCGTGAAGTACAGGACTTCATCGACAATATCCTGGGGCCTGAGGGTCGCAGGCGTGCGGTGGTCGTGGCAGCGCCCGCGGATACGTCACCACTCCAGCGCCTACAAGGGGCCGCTTACGCAACGCGGCTGGCCGAAGGGTTTCGCGATGCGGGGCGAAACGTTCTGCTGATTATGGATTCGCTGACCCGCTACGCCATGGCACAGCGTGAGATTGCGCTCGCGATTGGCGAGCCGCCCGCCACCAAGGGATACCCACCTTCGGTGTTCGCTAAGCTACCCGGGCTTGTCGAGCGCGCTGGAAACGCTGAGCGCGGCGGCGGTTCAATCACCGCTTTTTATACGGTGCTGACTGAAGGCGATGATCAACAGGATCCTATTGCCGACTCAGCCAGGGCAATTCTTGATGGCCATATCGTGCTCTCTCGCACGCTAGCCGAAGCGGGCCACTATCCAGCGATTGATATTGAAGCCTCGATCAGTCGTGCGATGACCGCCATTAGCTCTCCTGAACAGCTTCAAGAAGCCCGCACCTTTAAACAACTCTTTTCACGCTATCAGCGCAATCGTGACTTGATCAGCGTAGGGGCGTATAGCCCAGGGCACGATCCAAGACTGGACGAGGCGGTGAACCGCTTCCCGTCATTGGAACGGTTTCTTCAGCAAAACATTGATGAGTGTGCAACGCTTGAAGCATCACGCCAAGCACTGCACGCGGTAGTGGGAGGTTAG
- a CDS encoding flagellar assembly protein FliH, translating to MSNAKTPEFDRHGSWRRWQMDELAEPKTGSPPGGIPTPSAQQRKVEAAKKAAEQARQREEQERQALYERFRQEAEEAGYQDGLARGHQEGLEQGLSEGRAQAETELEQHIRKTVAPLHSLAKQFADALERIDETVAHDLAELALATGKQLAADALQESPEQILEIVRELLHTEPPLVGQQRLWLNPQDHALVKEHLGSELQAASWSLQPDDQLARGGCRITSAQGELDATFESRWQSVVAQLRKRHHNSDSPSSTR from the coding sequence ATGTCTAACGCCAAAACGCCGGAATTTGACCGTCACGGTAGTTGGCGGCGCTGGCAGATGGATGAATTGGCTGAACCGAAGACAGGCTCACCACCGGGCGGCATACCAACGCCTTCCGCCCAGCAACGCAAAGTAGAGGCTGCCAAGAAAGCAGCCGAGCAGGCACGCCAACGTGAAGAGCAGGAACGCCAGGCGCTTTACGAACGCTTTCGCCAGGAAGCCGAGGAAGCGGGTTATCAGGATGGCTTAGCCCGAGGCCATCAAGAAGGTCTTGAACAAGGCCTTAGCGAAGGGCGCGCCCAGGCAGAGACAGAGCTAGAGCAACACATACGCAAAACCGTGGCGCCCCTACACTCACTGGCAAAACAGTTTGCTGATGCGCTAGAGCGTATTGATGAAACGGTGGCACACGACCTCGCCGAACTCGCGCTGGCAACCGGCAAGCAGTTAGCCGCAGACGCGCTGCAAGAGAGCCCTGAACAAATTCTTGAGATCGTTCGTGAACTGCTCCATACCGAGCCACCGCTCGTAGGCCAGCAACGTCTTTGGCTTAATCCGCAAGATCATGCGCTGGTTAAAGAGCATCTCGGTAGCGAGCTACAAGCAGCCAGTTGGTCGCTTCAGCCAGATGATCAGCTCGCACGTGGCGGGTGTCGGATCACCAGTGCCCAAGGAGAGCTGGACGCTACGTTTGAAAGCCGCTGGCAGTCAGTTGTTGCCCAGTTACGTAAACGCCATCACAACAGTGATTCCCCCTCTTCTACTCGTTAA
- the fliG gene encoding flagellar motor switch protein FliG: MSSPIAEMTGARKSAILLLALDEDSAAEVFKYLSASEVQDISLEMARLHQVSHEDMKAVLEAFHKESEEFVALNLNSSEHIRSVLTKALGSERATSLIEDILETTGGNSGIDALNLMEASMVSELIRDEHPQIIATILVHLDRHQAADILELFEEKLRNDVVLRIATFSGVQPAALQELTEVLTSMLDGQNLKRSKMGGVRTAAEILNLMNSSQEEVAIETVRSHSEDLAQKIIDEMFLFENLLDLDNRAIQMVLQEVETNSLVVALKGAQEALVDKFLRNMSQRAADLVREDMEARGPIRVSQVETEQKAILQVVRRLADSGEIVLAGGDDEYV; this comes from the coding sequence ATGAGTAGCCCGATTGCCGAGATGACCGGTGCACGCAAAAGCGCCATTCTCTTGCTTGCGCTGGACGAAGATAGCGCGGCGGAGGTCTTCAAGTACCTCAGCGCTAGCGAAGTACAAGACATCAGTCTGGAAATGGCCCGCTTGCATCAAGTCTCACACGAAGACATGAAAGCAGTGCTGGAAGCCTTCCATAAAGAAAGCGAAGAGTTTGTGGCGCTAAACCTCAACTCTAGTGAGCATATTCGCTCGGTACTCACCAAAGCGCTGGGGAGTGAACGTGCCACCAGCCTTATCGAAGATATTCTCGAGACCACGGGCGGCAACTCAGGCATTGATGCGCTAAATCTCATGGAAGCCTCCATGGTGTCTGAGCTGATTCGTGACGAACATCCGCAGATTATCGCCACTATTCTGGTTCACCTGGACCGGCACCAAGCGGCCGATATTCTTGAGCTGTTTGAAGAGAAGCTGCGTAACGATGTGGTATTGCGTATCGCAACCTTCAGCGGCGTTCAGCCAGCCGCGCTGCAAGAGCTAACAGAAGTACTGACCAGCATGCTGGATGGCCAAAACCTCAAGCGCAGCAAGATGGGTGGCGTAAGAACGGCAGCCGAAATTCTCAACTTGATGAATTCGTCTCAAGAAGAAGTCGCCATCGAAACCGTGCGCTCACACAGCGAAGATTTGGCGCAAAAAATTATCGACGAAATGTTCCTGTTCGAGAACCTACTCGACCTGGACAACCGTGCCATTCAGATGGTGCTCCAAGAAGTCGAAACCAACTCTCTGGTGGTGGCCCTCAAGGGCGCCCAAGAAGCCTTGGTCGACAAGTTCCTGCGCAACATGTCGCAGCGGGCAGCGGATCTTGTTCGCGAAGATATGGAAGCCCGAGGTCCTATTCGCGTTTCACAGGTAGAGACCGAGCAGAAAGCTATTTTGCAGGTGGTACGCCGATTGGCGGATTCCGGTGAGATCGTCTTAGCAGGCGGGGACGATGAGTATGTCTAA
- the fliF gene encoding flagellar M-ring protein FliF yields MSETGATAGRQNSTTQHAPRSGTADNDTKSPTTAQRTLKQLRGNPLVVLLVAAAASIAIIAALFMWASSPEYRVLYSNLNEADGGRIIAELDSRGVPYQFSEGGQALLIPSDQVHTLRLQLAEQGLPRGGNLGFELMENQAFGISQFAEQVNFQRGLEGELSRSIESLGPVDKVRVHLSMAKPSVFIRDREPAKASVVLTMLPGRVLGEGQVSAIVHMVSSSVPELAPEDVTIVDQNGRLLSSTASQGNDLDGSQLAYIAEVERSYQRRIENILSPILGNDNVRAQVAAQIDFSRREQTSERYAPNQAPNESAVRSRQLSLSYDGEDPLATGIPGALSNTPPGVAPSPINQPDADEEDAEVPENALQNLRQDDVVNYEVDRSIEHIQHRLGQVERLSAAVVVNFRQVINDEGEAEQVALSPEEVAQLERLVQQAMGFSQARGDQVEVVNTPFVSVDDSASDVAWWQQPETLSIASTLGRYLLVALATLLLYLLILRPLIKRYTQPPVMAAAMPGSTFSASVGGESEEDEQENEASASGENEDTYSNKPKRRRKTSLYEHNLNDLREMAQEDPRMVAMIIRSWMNTHE; encoded by the coding sequence ATGAGCGAAACTGGTGCTACGGCAGGCCGTCAGAATAGTACGACACAACACGCACCCCGCAGCGGAACGGCAGACAATGACACCAAAAGCCCCACGACGGCTCAGCGCACGTTAAAACAGCTGCGTGGCAACCCGTTGGTTGTGCTGTTGGTCGCTGCTGCAGCTTCTATTGCGATTATTGCTGCCCTTTTCATGTGGGCCAGTAGCCCTGAATATCGGGTTCTGTATAGCAACCTGAATGAAGCCGATGGTGGACGTATCATTGCGGAGCTGGACAGCCGCGGCGTTCCCTATCAGTTCAGCGAGGGCGGTCAAGCGCTGTTAATACCCAGCGATCAGGTGCACACGCTAAGGTTACAACTTGCTGAGCAAGGGCTGCCCCGTGGCGGTAATCTGGGCTTTGAGCTGATGGAGAATCAAGCCTTTGGTATCAGCCAGTTTGCTGAACAAGTTAACTTTCAACGTGGCCTCGAAGGCGAGCTGTCTCGCTCCATTGAATCACTGGGTCCCGTCGATAAGGTTCGCGTTCATCTTTCGATGGCCAAGCCGTCGGTCTTTATCCGCGATCGTGAGCCAGCTAAAGCCTCCGTTGTACTGACGATGTTGCCTGGGCGTGTTCTGGGCGAGGGGCAAGTCAGCGCTATCGTCCATATGGTATCCAGCAGTGTCCCTGAACTGGCACCGGAAGATGTCACCATTGTGGATCAAAATGGTCGCCTGCTTTCGTCTACAGCGTCACAAGGAAACGACCTGGATGGCTCTCAGCTGGCTTACATCGCAGAAGTCGAACGCTCCTATCAGCGTCGTATTGAAAATATCCTGTCTCCCATTCTTGGCAATGACAACGTACGCGCCCAGGTAGCGGCACAGATCGATTTTTCTCGCCGCGAGCAGACTTCAGAGCGCTACGCCCCCAACCAAGCCCCCAATGAGTCCGCGGTTCGCAGCCGTCAGCTCAGCCTGTCGTACGATGGCGAGGATCCTCTGGCGACAGGTATTCCAGGGGCATTAAGCAACACCCCTCCTGGTGTAGCGCCATCACCAATCAATCAGCCCGACGCTGATGAAGAGGATGCCGAAGTACCTGAAAACGCCTTACAGAACCTGCGTCAAGATGACGTGGTGAACTATGAAGTTGACCGCAGCATTGAACACATTCAGCACCGCCTTGGCCAGGTAGAGCGCCTATCGGCAGCGGTTGTCGTGAACTTCCGTCAGGTTATTAATGACGAGGGCGAAGCAGAGCAAGTTGCGCTAAGCCCAGAAGAGGTTGCTCAGCTGGAGCGCTTGGTTCAACAGGCTATGGGCTTTTCGCAAGCGCGTGGCGATCAGGTGGAAGTCGTCAACACGCCGTTCGTCAGTGTCGATGACAGCGCGTCTGACGTCGCTTGGTGGCAACAGCCAGAGACCCTGTCGATTGCCTCAACCTTGGGCCGCTATCTGCTTGTCGCCCTGGCAACGCTATTGCTCTATTTGCTGATTCTACGGCCACTGATCAAGCGCTATACCCAGCCACCGGTGATGGCTGCCGCCATGCCTGGCAGTACGTTTAGCGCCAGCGTTGGAGGCGAAAGCGAAGAAGATGAGCAAGAGAACGAGGCATCTGCGTCTGGTGAGAACGAGGATACCTACAGCAACAAGCCCAAACGGCGGCGCAAAACCTCGCTGTACGAACACAATCTTAACGACCTGCGTGAAATGGCCCAGGAAGATCCCCGTATGGTCGCAATGATTATCCGCAGCTGGATGAACACTCATGAGTAG
- the fliE gene encoding flagellar hook-basal body complex protein FliE, protein MSSPAIQSALQQMQGLATQAAQPIKGEQVATAVGQGSFGSELQASIQRINRLQQAANTKATAFQAGEPNVELNDVMVDMQKASVAFQMGLQVRNRLVTAYRDVMNMQV, encoded by the coding sequence ATGAGTTCCCCTGCCATACAATCAGCGCTGCAGCAAATGCAAGGTTTAGCTACCCAGGCCGCCCAGCCTATCAAGGGTGAGCAGGTTGCCACGGCGGTGGGTCAGGGCAGTTTTGGTAGTGAGTTGCAGGCGTCTATTCAGCGTATCAATCGCTTACAGCAGGCTGCTAACACAAAGGCGACGGCTTTTCAGGCAGGCGAACCGAACGTTGAACTAAATGACGTGATGGTCGATATGCAGAAGGCGAGCGTTGCTTTTCAGATGGGCCTTCAAGTGCGTAATCGCTTGGTAACGGCCTATCGCGACGTAATGAATATGCAGGTGTAG
- a CDS encoding flagellar protein FlaG yields MGPLLIDELISIATTPYQSTDYQSTNPTTSSQQAPGITGAVGEQPELRSVSKESLAAPIQRINETLRPRGLEFVLSEQSGRVITKVIDRETGDVIRQIPAEEVLLVTERLEELQGRIISLEA; encoded by the coding sequence ATGGGCCCCTTGTTAATTGATGAGCTAATCTCGATAGCAACAACTCCCTATCAATCAACCGACTACCAATCAACCAATCCAACAACATCGTCACAGCAGGCACCTGGCATCACGGGCGCTGTCGGAGAGCAGCCCGAACTCCGCAGCGTGAGCAAAGAGTCACTTGCGGCGCCTATACAGCGGATCAACGAAACACTTCGGCCACGGGGATTGGAATTTGTACTGAGTGAGCAATCCGGGCGCGTCATCACGAAAGTCATCGACCGCGAAACCGGTGATGTTATTCGCCAAATACCAGCCGAAGAGGTGTTGCTCGTCACAGAGCGGCTGGAAGAGTTACAAGGACGAATTATTTCTTTAGAAGCCTGA
- a CDS encoding PilZ domain-containing protein: MSVQQDEYERVTSPTAVSSLLNTMIEGGGVSLCLASADAHPEPIVLMEQYAGKTLVMDLSSVDHLLNRLQQGELFFLRGHSQGKVVRTPFLSLTETRHAGGRFLCCSDYPATLEVLQRRESFRAELRLGMVVPASICGESDSGVDGELRDLSQDGCQIELPLTASGVLADADLPLTLAFTFPDGTYFEVQGVPRHQKIDPERHLLRVGFRFTNCAAEQERQIWYFVCEIEREAARYRKEAQDDRQPSPLFEQPGKRTAGSEHVGRRDIRRYATPMARRLVKIAAYLDAQLLLLQQGSDIDSRQLSRNADRLLLLHEDDREALLFATRCLSPEPLLVRHGIAVAVHLLDLVGANMPRDVRKAVVASGLVHDLGKALVPQILFKAPHFEATHRQAMSEHVALLLDRLQHCQWLSAAVAQAVIGGINERLDGSGYPDGLTGNDINELAKASAVVDVVEAMRRDRADRPAKTAQQIYRHLLSRPHQFDPRWTKRYIEHFKPLPVGSLAYFSSEQMAWIVRLDEQGAPAEVALTRQAEAPMRETLGNTLRGDVLERLGKPTREVAVST, encoded by the coding sequence ATGTCAGTCCAACAAGATGAATATGAAAGAGTTACCAGTCCAACGGCCGTAAGCTCTCTTTTAAATACCATGATCGAGGGTGGTGGGGTGTCGCTTTGCTTGGCCTCCGCTGATGCACACCCAGAACCTATCGTGTTAATGGAGCAGTACGCCGGCAAGACGCTAGTGATGGACTTATCCTCGGTCGATCATTTGTTAAACCGCTTACAGCAAGGTGAGCTTTTTTTCCTGCGCGGCCACTCTCAGGGCAAAGTGGTGCGCACGCCATTTCTGTCGTTAACCGAAACCCGCCATGCAGGGGGGCGCTTTTTATGTTGTAGCGACTACCCTGCGACCCTGGAAGTGCTCCAGCGCCGCGAATCGTTTCGCGCTGAGCTGCGTTTAGGTATGGTCGTGCCCGCTTCAATATGTGGCGAAAGTGATAGCGGGGTTGACGGGGAGCTACGCGATCTTTCCCAGGATGGCTGCCAAATAGAGCTGCCGCTGACTGCCAGTGGCGTGTTGGCTGACGCTGACCTGCCGCTAACGCTCGCCTTTACATTCCCAGATGGCACCTATTTTGAAGTGCAGGGTGTTCCGCGCCATCAAAAAATCGATCCTGAACGGCACTTATTGCGCGTGGGCTTCCGCTTTACGAATTGCGCTGCCGAGCAAGAGCGACAAATTTGGTATTTTGTCTGTGAAATCGAGCGCGAAGCCGCCCGCTATAGAAAAGAGGCGCAGGATGATCGTCAGCCATCGCCGCTATTTGAGCAGCCTGGCAAACGTACGGCAGGGAGTGAGCATGTCGGGCGGCGCGATATTCGCCGCTATGCAACACCCATGGCGCGGCGCTTAGTGAAAATAGCGGCTTACCTGGATGCCCAACTGCTGCTTTTACAGCAAGGTAGCGACATCGATTCTCGCCAGCTATCACGTAATGCAGACCGTCTTTTGTTGCTCCATGAAGATGACCGGGAGGCGCTGCTGTTTGCGACGCGCTGCTTGTCGCCAGAGCCGCTGCTTGTTCGTCATGGGATTGCAGTCGCCGTGCATTTGCTCGATTTGGTGGGGGCAAATATGCCCCGTGATGTGCGCAAAGCGGTTGTAGCGAGTGGTTTGGTGCATGATCTTGGCAAAGCGCTTGTTCCGCAAATACTGTTCAAGGCGCCACACTTCGAGGCCACTCATCGCCAAGCCATGAGTGAGCATGTGGCGTTGCTGTTAGATCGTCTTCAGCACTGTCAGTGGCTTTCTGCTGCCGTTGCCCAAGCGGTGATTGGTGGTATTAACGAACGGTTGGATGGTAGTGGCTATCCTGATGGCTTAACCGGTAATGATATTAACGAGCTAGCGAAAGCGAGCGCAGTGGTCGATGTGGTAGAAGCGATGCGACGTGATCGAGCTGATCGACCTGCTAAAACGGCGCAGCAAATATACCGTCATTTGCTGAGCCGCCCTCACCAATTTGATCCCCGCTGGACCAAGCGCTACATCGAGCATTTCAAACCACTGCCGGTGGGGTCGCTGGCGTATTTTTCCAGTGAACAAATGGCTTGGATTGTTCGTCTTGACGAGCAAGGTGCGCCGGCTGAAGTGGCGTTGACTCGTCAGGCAGAGGCGCCCATGCGCGAGACGTTGGGCAATACGCTGCGTGGAGACGTTCTAGAAAGGTTGGGTAAGCCAACACGTGAAGTGGCGGTGTCTACGTAG
- the fliS gene encoding flagellar export chaperone FliS gives MTYSRGGAAYGRGANAYARVGVESGVMSADPHQLIVMLFDGAQAAIRAARIHMQAGHTAEKGKSISKALDIINNGLVAALDQEKGGDIAERLASLYDYISRLLLAANLRNDEDSLNQAERLLEDIASAWREIGQQQSA, from the coding sequence ATGACATACTCCCGCGGTGGCGCCGCTTATGGCCGAGGTGCCAATGCCTACGCCCGCGTTGGCGTGGAAAGCGGCGTTATGTCAGCTGATCCTCATCAGCTTATTGTAATGCTGTTTGATGGTGCTCAGGCGGCCATCCGTGCGGCGCGTATTCATATGCAGGCAGGTCACACGGCTGAAAAAGGGAAGTCGATTTCCAAGGCCTTGGATATTATTAACAATGGCTTGGTAGCTGCGTTGGATCAAGAGAAGGGCGGCGATATTGCTGAGCGTCTTGCTTCTCTTTATGACTACATTTCCCGCTTATTGTTAGCCGCAAATCTGCGAAATGATGAAGATAGCCTTAACCAAGCAGAACGTTTGCTTGAAGACATCGCCTCTGCATGGCGTGAAATCGGTCAACAGCAAAGTGCGTGA
- the fliT gene encoding flagellar protein FliT has protein sequence MSASETARENAQQALIEAYAKLLICVTKMHELAHAEQWAELIEQRTHYVMSVEALRQRDEETVLDDDGRKRKAELLESILEHDVEIRRRLVARRDELGKLIGVSQRQRSLHRAYAPQQGDAALFDTGSDQEKGAT, from the coding sequence ATGTCGGCTTCTGAAACTGCTCGTGAAAATGCCCAGCAAGCGCTTATTGAAGCGTACGCCAAGCTACTCATCTGTGTGACAAAAATGCACGAGCTCGCGCATGCGGAGCAGTGGGCAGAGCTTATCGAGCAGCGTACTCACTATGTGATGTCAGTTGAAGCGTTGCGTCAGCGCGATGAAGAAACCGTACTTGATGATGATGGGCGGAAGCGAAAAGCAGAGTTGCTGGAGAGCATTCTTGAGCATGATGTTGAAATTCGTCGTCGTTTGGTGGCTAGGCGAGATGAGCTAGGCAAACTGATCGGTGTTTCTCAACGTCAGCGAAGTCTGCATCGTGCTTATGCGCCTCAGCAAGGTGATGCGGCGCTTTTCGATACCGGTAGCGATCAGGAGAAGGGGGCTACGTGA
- a CDS encoding flagellar hook-length control protein FliK, translating to MSGITPLIDTLMHQVLGRKGELSQRPLNAPVQPVPPGEGPRALQGDSSLDGRPLTSPLDDLRRLSTSLDGQRLPTAKGEVASTPLGSTQTHFSPAARTIADVLLRFPAPPAMIRPQAPLMGLEEAPSATVLASRLESSVRDSGLFYESHLKRWFQGDSPRQQLLREPQMQPGPRPLLPASLATFVMPPFAANATLGASNTNVAILPNSLLIPVASDQAGVMRTTALMPVDNTLPAGTQRESVLANVSASASASIDMASARAMEESSLVRGGREIVHESLQSLVRQQLDMLVMPVIRWEGDVWAGIFMALVIHMPTREGERESAQQEAEGDGVWQSDMQLDVPNLGAFSASLRLYQSVLSIDLTTDTASTYQSLELGSERLEKRLQALDFRSVQVKAHYATLESHDGDLG from the coding sequence GTGAGTGGCATTACGCCACTTATCGATACGCTCATGCACCAAGTGCTTGGGCGTAAGGGTGAGCTGTCCCAGCGTCCTCTTAACGCGCCCGTGCAACCAGTACCGCCGGGTGAGGGGCCGCGTGCACTGCAAGGCGATTCAAGCTTGGATGGGCGCCCTCTAACATCGCCACTCGATGATCTTAGGCGTCTATCCACCTCACTTGATGGGCAACGGCTGCCCACTGCGAAGGGAGAGGTAGCCAGCACACCACTAGGCTCGACGCAAACACACTTTAGCCCGGCGGCACGCACCATCGCCGATGTATTGCTGCGCTTTCCCGCACCACCGGCGATGATACGCCCGCAGGCGCCATTGATGGGATTGGAGGAAGCGCCCTCTGCTACGGTACTAGCAAGTCGGTTAGAAAGCAGCGTTCGGGATAGCGGACTGTTTTACGAATCGCATTTAAAGCGATGGTTTCAAGGGGACTCTCCCCGACAACAATTGCTGCGAGAGCCGCAGATGCAGCCAGGCCCACGACCTCTGCTGCCTGCCAGTCTGGCCACGTTTGTAATGCCTCCTTTTGCGGCAAATGCCACATTGGGTGCGAGTAATACAAACGTTGCCATATTGCCGAATTCGCTGCTGATACCTGTGGCAAGTGATCAAGCTGGTGTGATGCGCACAACCGCGCTTATGCCAGTGGATAATACGTTGCCAGCAGGCACGCAGCGTGAAAGTGTGCTTGCCAATGTCTCTGCGAGCGCTTCCGCCAGCATTGATATGGCAAGCGCGCGAGCCATGGAAGAGAGTTCGCTAGTGCGCGGTGGTCGTGAGATTGTGCATGAAAGTTTGCAGAGCCTGGTGCGTCAACAGCTCGATATGCTCGTGATGCCTGTTATTCGCTGGGAAGGTGATGTTTGGGCCGGTATTTTTATGGCATTGGTCATTCATATGCCCACCCGGGAAGGTGAGCGCGAAAGCGCCCAGCAAGAAGCAGAAGGTGATGGTGTCTGGCAGTCAGATATGCAGCTCGACGTGCCTAATCTGGGAGCGTTCAGTGCATCACTCAGACTTTACCAATCAGTGTTAAGCATTGATCTGACCACGGATACTGCGTCGACTTACCAGTCTCTGGAGCTGGGGAGTGAGCGTTTGGAAAAACGTCTGCAGGCGTTAGATTTTCGCAGTGTTCAGGTGAAAGCACACTATGCCACCTTGGAGAGTCATGATGGCGACCTCGGGTGA
- a CDS encoding EscU/YscU/HrcU family type III secretion system export apparatus switch protein: protein MATSGEHRRQAVALAYQDKDQAPRVIAKGYGELAERIMAEAQRQGIYVHDAPELVALLMQLDLDAEVPASLYQVIAELLVWVFELSEEGLIPRQERW, encoded by the coding sequence ATGGCGACCTCGGGTGAACATCGTCGTCAAGCCGTCGCGCTAGCCTATCAAGATAAAGATCAGGCACCGAGAGTGATCGCAAAAGGTTACGGCGAGCTGGCGGAGCGGATTATGGCGGAGGCTCAGCGCCAAGGTATTTATGTGCATGACGCACCTGAGCTTGTGGCACTGCTGATGCAGTTAGATCTCGATGCCGAGGTTCCTGCAAGTTTATATCAGGTGATTGCAGAGCTTCTTGTGTGGGTATTTGAGTTATCCGAAGAAGGGTTAATTCCTCGGCAAGAGCGTTGGTAG
- the flhD gene encoding flagellar transcriptional regulator FlhD: MSQASFLDEIQEINLAYLLLAQRLLVEDREAAMFRLKVDSELADLLVSLNARQLTKLARNNQLICRLSQTSVHQLRKITQNPRDQGLSGLHASLLSACEEFEVFPVGESE; the protein is encoded by the coding sequence ATGAGTCAAGCCAGCTTTCTCGATGAAATTCAAGAAATTAATTTAGCGTATTTACTTCTCGCGCAGCGCCTATTGGTCGAAGACCGTGAGGCAGCGATGTTTCGCTTAAAAGTAGACAGTGAGCTTGCCGATCTGCTGGTGTCTCTAAATGCTCGGCAGTTGACGAAACTGGCACGCAATAATCAGCTGATATGCAGGCTAAGCCAAACGAGCGTCCATCAACTGCGCAAAATTACTCAGAATCCTCGGGATCAAGGTCTTTCAGGGTTACATGCTTCTTTGTTGTCGGCTTGTGAAGAGTTTGAGGTGTTTCCAGTAGGAGAGTCCGAGTGA